The following coding sequences lie in one Primulina huaijiensis isolate GDHJ02 chromosome 2, ASM1229523v2, whole genome shotgun sequence genomic window:
- the LOC140970863 gene encoding protein RER1A-like produces the protein MDLTPGGSLTSTEKPANESSAAAENRDSTVSKASISRWIFTISQRYQHLLDKTTPHVLNRWIAFLCIAALYVVRVYLVEGFYVVSYALGIYILNLLIGFLSPQVDPEFSDGPTLPTRGSDEFRPFVRRLPEFKFWYSITRAFCIAFILTFIGIFDVPVFWPILLFYWIILCMLTLRRQIEHMIKYKYVPFSFGKQRYDGKRAASTEPKSLPPVV, from the exons ATGGACTTGACTCCAGGTGGTTCCTTGACATCCACTGAAAAACCCGCCAACGAGTCGTCGGCGGCGGCCGAAAATCGAGATTCAACTGTGTCTAAAGCCTCTATTTCACGGTGGATCTTCACAATTTCCCAACGATACCAGCACTTGTTGGACAAAACGACGCCGCATGTTCTGAACCGGTGGATCGCATTTCTGTGCATCGCAGCCTTGTATGTGGTGCGGGTTTACCTTGTAGAGGGATTCTACGTGGTGTCCTACGCTCTCGGTATCTATATACTCAACCTTCTCATAGGATTTCTTTCGCCTCAGGTGGACCCGGAATTTTCCGATGGGCCCACCCTTCCAACTCGCGGCTCCGACGAGTTTCGCCCTTTCGTCCGCCGCCTCCCCGAATTTAAATTCTG GTACTCGATCACCAGAGCATTCTGCATTGCTTTCATCTTGACATTCATCGGCATATTTGATGTACCTGTTTTTTGGCCAATCCTCCTTTTCTACTGGATCATTCTGTGCATGCTAACTCTGAGGCGACAGATAGAGCATATGATCAAATATAAGTATGTTCCATTTTCCTTCGGGAAGCAG CGTTATGATGGAAAAAGAGCAGCTTCAACTGAGCCCAAAAGCTTACCCCCCGTAGTCTAG